Within Desulfobacter sp., the genomic segment GCATCACCGGCCACACCGATTCCCAAGGATACGACAACTATAATCTAAAACTCTCAGAATTCCGGGCCAATATCGTAAAAAGCTTTCTATTGGGCCGGGGCGTAAAAGAAAATCAAATGACAATAGAAGGCAGGGGAGGGCGGGACCCCATTGAATCCAACACAACGCCCTGGGGCCGAAAAATGAACCGCCGGGTAGAAATTAAAGTATTAAACCCTCAAAAATATTAATCAAACTCATATTTCCGTTCAAAGCTACATTTCCGGATTCAGATTGCTCCAATCCGGCTGTAAAATATCTTCAACCTCATCAGACATTCCCGGCATCTTCATGGGATCCAAAACAGACTCGTTATCAGGATCAAATGGATTTTGTTCTTCCGGATCCGGTTTTCCATTCAACCCGGCCAACACCTTTCGGGCAGCTTCCCGGTCCTTTGCCCTGAGATCATCACATGCCAAAGAGGCTTCCAACTTATCCCTTGCTTCCGAAAGTTTCGCCTGCCGGTAAAAAGCCATTCCAAGATGATATTGGACCATCCCCGATCCAGACACCAGTTCTTCCGCCTGGGCCAGCATCCACTCCGCCTGGGAATAAATTTTCTTATGGTAGTAGGCCCACCCCAGTGTATCCATGAGCCAGGCCTGCTCCGGCATCCGGTCATAGGCCGTTCTGGCCAAATCGAGCGCCCTGTCGAGATCGTCCCCCTTTTCCAACAGCAGCCAGGCCATATTCCCCATAATCTGGGGATGGTCTGGAAAGGATTTCAGGGCCAGTTCCAACACCTCCGCCGCCCTGTCAATATTCATTCTTTCCACATAATAACTCGACAGGCGGAGCCAGCCGTCCTGAAACCGGGGGTGTTCTACCGTACACTGGATCAGCACCCGTTCAGCATCCTGCGGGTTCCCGGTGGCCTGGAACAATTCGGCCTGCAATAAGTAAAAGGCACCGGATACCGGCTTTTGACCCATTGCCTGGTCAAGATAGGCCCGGCACCGGTCATACTCTTTTAGTTCCAGGCTGATTCTGGCACCTGCATAATACACTGCAGAACTCTTCTTGACCTTCGCCATCCTGTCAATCTTGGCAAGCACCTGGCTGCCTTGACCCGCATCAACCATAAGACGTGCATAGCCAAACAGGGCCTCATACATGCCAGGCATTTTTTCAATGACGTCCCCGTAGCTTTCCAGGGCTTCCTTCCGCTTGCCCGAAGCCTCAAACCCCTGTCCAAGGAAAATCAATGCCGAAATATCTCCTAGATACCAGGCTTTGGTGAAAGCAGACAAGGCAGCGGCCACATTTCCCTCTCCCATAGAAGAAAGTCCCTTGACCTTCCATGCATCGGCATGGGAAGAGTCTATCCCCAAAAACCTGTCTATATATTGGGAGGCGAGCATATAATGCCTGTTTTTATAATTCAGTACTGCCAGTGCCAAAAGTGATTCTCCGTAGCCAGGGTCCAGCATCAAAGCATCAATAAAAGCCTGTTCAGCCAGCTTGGTCTGGCTCCCTGCAAGATAAGCCACCCCCAAAAGATAATGGGCAGACACAAGGCTGTATGTTTTTTCCAACGCTGTTTTCAGGAAAGAAACAGCATGGGAATACCGTCCTTTGAGAAGCCAGTACTTTCCCATGAGCAGATTATACCCCAGGCTGTCCATATCCCGTTGTTTCAATTCATCCAGTAACTTCTCAGCTCCGGCCATATCCTGGATGGACAGATAAATATCCGCCAGCTGCATCTTGAACTCATCATTATCCGGCCAGTCCTGAACAAGGGATTTTAAACAGGTAACAGCCTTTTCCTTCATTCCAAGTGAACGGTAATACAGACAAAGCCGGATTCTGAACTCAAGGTTTTCAGGGGCGGCGTTAATCGCCCGTAACATTGTACTCTCGGCCCTTGCATTATCATCTGCCAGAATAAAATAATCCGCCAACAGCATCAGATCCATGGGGGCCGTAACCCCCTCCTCCCTGCATCGGGTAACCATTCTGCCGGCCTCAAATCCTTTTTTCTGTTCCCGGAGGCAGATGGCCAATTTCAGCCGGGGCCGAATCTGACCGGGTAGAAGGGCTACGGCTTTTTTGTATGCAGTTTCCCCTTTTGCCAATTCCCCTTTCAGCATGGATAGATCCCCGGAAAGCACCATTACCAAAGGTGAGGCCCCATGGGTTTCCATCAATTTAGATAATAGATTTTCAGCTTGTCCGAGATCGCCTCTGATCAACGAAATCCGAATCACCTGCATTTGAATGCTTAATTTCCCAGGCGACGCCTGCAACGCTTTTCTAAAGAGGTTCTCGGCCTGATCCAAATTTGATAATTTCAAATAAGCCGTGCCCATCTTTTCGTATAGCCGTCCCGCAAATTCGGTAAGATCTTTGGCACGCCGCCAATGGTGAAGGGCCTCGGCATATGCTCCCCGTTCAAATGCCTTATCCCCCAATTTTTCAAAGGATTGATCTGAGCCGGAAAATTGCCAAAACACCAGGCCCGCCACCAGAAGCCCGGCTATCATCGCAGAGATCAAAAAACTGGCACCGATAACGGCAACCTTTTTCCGCTTATTTTTCACCGTGTCACCACCAGCATACCGATCAGGCCGGCAATGACCATAACAGCCGCCCAAGCAAAAATCGCAATTCTATTTTCAATCACATATCGTAGTAATTTCAATCCAAAAGCGAAAATCCATGGCAACTCTGTTTCATGGCCATAGTTGGTGGCATACCTTCCCGCTCTCTGTGATTTTTTAGCGTATCCGTTTTCTGAGGCTGATGATAATTGTTCCCCATTGGGTAAAGCATCTAAATCCTCCTTTTTTTCCCCATACCAGGCTTCCTGAAAATCAAGACTTTTTTGGACCACCAGTTTCTCTTTCCCTTCTTTTTGAAACAAAATAACATCCGCTAATTTCTTTCTTATTTCATGGGCGGGCTCAAGGGCCTCAGCAACCTGCGGGGAAATTTTCTTTTTAATTGTGTCGTTTCGTTCAAGATACGGAATACTTAAATCTTTCAACAGCTCAGCATTCCTTTTCTTGGCCGCCAAGTATTCTTCAAGAATATTTTTTACCTTCAGATTGGCAGCTATCTGGCGGTCAAGAAAGGCCTCGGTATTGACCACCATTTTCTTCAATAAATTAAACGGAATATCAATATTGAGTTCTCCGGTTTTCACCCTTGTTCCATCACCGGAAAAGTCCCAGCCCTGAAGCTCGCCTTCCATCGTGCCCCTGTTTGGCAAAATGGCATAACGGCCAAATGGGCTTTTATGGATTCTGGCACCGTCAAAGGCCGGCGAACTCTCCTGCTCGGCAGGATGATGAAACCAGGCATAGGCCGTTCCTGTGCAGACCAGCAGGGTAACCACCAATGACAAGACCGTTACTTTCAAAATAGTATGGACCATTACCTCCTTTTACCGCTTCCTCTAAACCAACGAAATTTTAATTGATGAGTCCCTACATCCCAATAGTATTAAACAAGCTTAAAAATCAAGCGTTTTTATCGACAAATTTCAAGCCCCTTGATCTAGGAAAAAGCGTTTCTATGGAATAAACGATCATGTGCATAAAAAACGAGATATCACGGATGTGTTTCCTCTACCGTAGTAAATACCATACAATATGTATATCATCCCTATAATTAAATATGTTTCAAGCCATTCTTTATGACCGGCCTCTGTTTCTCTCTGAATGGATGTATTGAAACCCCTTCACTTTTTTCTATATATTTTAATTTTATTTCCCCGTCGAAATCGCCCATATCAATCAACCCACTTAATCTATTAGGCTTTTAAACAGCAACAAATAGAATTTTATCCCCTGGCTCACAATTTGCGATTAGCCGTCAGTGAACTGATTTCTGCCCGGCTGTATTGCAATCCCGTGTTAAAACATGTTGGGCTAAACATGTTTTTTTGCGATTAGTAAGGAACTCTATTAATGAAACCTGTTGTCTGCGGAGTGATGATTATCATGATGTGCCTGTTATGTCCGGTGCCCCAATCGTTGGGGGATTCCATAGAAAAACAAAACATTGCCGCAATTGGCCAGCACATTGATTTAGGAATTGTTTCAATTCCATGGAGTCGGGCCAATAGTTATTTCGGCTATATTTACCCGGTCAATGGACTGTCTGTTGCCAATATCGATACCGGTCCCCAAACATGGAAAACAAAGGGGTACAATTCATACAAGGGAGAAAGTTCCTGGGACCAAATGGATGATCTGCCCAGTTCTAATCTCTCATCCCCCAATATGATTGTGTTCCCCTGCTCTGAAACAAAACCTGCAACAGAAACATTCGGCGGCATCCTGATTTTTCACTATAAAAACCACACAGGTGCTGTTGAGTTCCTTAGAATTGATAGTGCCGGGCTTCATTACAGGTACCGGATATTTTCCGCTGAATCAGATTCCCTCACAGTCACAGGGAATACAGAGCCAAGCGTGATAAATTATAATGATGCCCATACTTATGAAATCTGCCCTGAGAATCCCATCCCGGCTATTCATATTTCCAACAATTCTTCAGTCATTCTTCTTCCGGGTTCATCCCCCATTGATTCAGTTTCCATTATTGAAGGGACGTTGATTTTAAAGGGCCCTGGCGAATATATTATGGGGGATGTGAAAATACATAAAAAAGGTAGATTCAGGCTTGTTGATGATGCCGTGCTTCGCATAACAGGGGACTGGGATAATTCAGGCGAGTTTGATACATTTTCAGGGCAGGTTATTTTCGACGGCGACCGCCCCCAGACAATAAGCGGGGACACCTCATTTTATTCCCTTGAAATTGATACCAGGTATCAGGTCGCCACGGATAATATCCATGTGGAAGAACTCTCTGTTCATTCAGGTATTTTTATCCCTGGCACACAATCACAAATTCGCAATGGTTATATTTCCAGCGACGGCCTGATGATGCCCGAGGCCAATGGGGTGCTTTATATTACAGGGAATATCTACAACGACGGGGGATTTATTCATAACTGCGGCCGGGTTGTCCTGAACGGGACCGTCCGGCAATACATTAGAATGGGCTATTATCCTTTTTATATCCTTGATATAAAAAACACAGATGTCTATTGGGAAACACCGCTCATGATGGATGAAGAAAACATGTGTCCATAATATAATTTTTTCACACTCTCCTTGACAAAAAACAACGTCCGTCCTAATCAGATTATATCTGCAGTCTTCTCCTGCTTTGATTGCAGCACACAGATCCTGGTTCTATGGTCCGAATTTGTGGGACACTTCTACCACCCAGCGCCCAATGGCTGCAGCCCTGCAAATCTTAATACAAATAAGGAGACCGTCTATGTGTTTAGTTCTAGGTAAAATTAGAACCTTCCCGCAGAAAAACGGGAACGATATTCAACTCAGGGTATTTGGTGACGAATTTTATGCCAGGTATGAAACACTGGATGGGTATACCGTGGTATACGACACCAACCTGGATCTGTACTGCTATGCGTTGCCGGCAAAGGGGCAACTGGTCTCCAGCGGCGCCCCGACATATAAACCCGTTCCCTTGGGACTTGTCCGCCATATCCAGGAAGACAAAAAATTGAGAAACGAAAATTTTGAAAAAAAATTCCAGGCCATGAGACCAGAAGGCTCACCGCCGCCTGGGGTTTCAGCTACCCTGGGAAGAAATCAGGGGCTTTTATCCGGCACCCAATTGAGCATGGAGCCCAGGGTCATGGGATTGACCATCCTGGTGGATTTTCAGGACATCACTTCTGATATAGAGAAAGGACATGTTGAGGACCTGCTGAACGGCGATAATTTCAATGCCTACGGCAATGCCTGCTCTGTGAAAACCTATTACCAGACCATTTCCAGCAACCGCCTGGAATATACCAATGCGGTGGTCGGCCCGGTTCGCCTGAGCAAAAACAGGACCCATTATATCCAGACCCCGCTGATGGAGGAAGCCCTGAATATCGCCATCAACGATTTCGGCGTGGACCTCTCCCGTTTTGACTGCCGCCAGAGGGGTGTGGTGGATGCGGTCAATTTTCTCTATGCCGGCCAGACCCTTTATCAAAACTGGCTGTGGCCCCATAACCACGTTATGAATTATTCCCACAACGGCATGCGGTGCAACCTGTATACGATCCAGAGCCTGGGGCGCCGGCCCGTGGACATGAAAATCGGCACCTTCTGCCATGAAGCCGGCCATCTGATCTGCCGTTTTCCTGACCTTTACGATTACGGGAAAAGGGACGGGGATACAGATCCCAGCGCAGGCCTGGGCGCATATTGCCTGATGTCCTCAGGCAGCCATCTCAACCAGGGCCGGTCCCCGGCGCCGGTGTGCGGCTATCTTCGGCACCTGGCCGGATGGGCAGACAATGAAATCCTTATCAACACACCGGGCCGGTTCCAGGCCAGACACGGGGATTACAACACCATTCACAAATATCTGGTTTCCGACAAACCCAATGAATATTTTATCGTTGAAAACCGCAGCCGCCTGAACCTGGACAGCCACTGTAAATCCAGCGGCCTGGCCGTTTACCATTGTGACACCCAGGGATCCAATGAATGGCAGGGGGGGACCGCTGACAAGCATTACCAATGCGCGCTGATCCAGGCCGACGGCGCCCGGAACCTTGAAAACAACCGTAACAGCGGGGATGAGGCTGACCTGTTTAAGGGAATTCAAGGACTGGCACTGTCCAGGGACACCATTCCCTCTTCCAAGGCCTGGGGCGGCATGGAATCCGGCCTCAGCCTCTTTAACATCTCCGCTGCCGGCGAGGTCATCACCTTTGAAACCGGAATACCGGGGGATTCGGGGCGACAAGGGGAAGTGCTGACAAAAGAATCCAGACCCTCGCGGCTGATCCCGGACAATAATCCTTCGGGGATTACAGATACCATCGTATTCCCGGTATCGGGAATGATAGAAAAAATCGCGGTTCGTATCGATATTACCCACACCTATATTCAGGACCTTAAAGTGGATTTAAAGGCACCGGGCGGCGACAGCATCAACCTGATCAACCGTAAAAACGCCGGCGGCAGTGATTTGAAAGCATCCTTTGACTCGGATGTCCTGTTATCATCCCTAAAAGGCACCTCCCTTTCCGGGGCATGGGAGCTTACGGTCTGTGATCTGTCCGGTGCAGATACCGGCCGGTTGAACAAATGGTCCGTGGAAGCAGTCTGCCAGCAAGGCAAAAATATCATCAAAAAAGAAAAGACTGAGGATCTGCCCATTCCGGACAAAAATCCGGCCGGCATCCGGTCCGTACTCTCTGTCACTGAATCCGGTGCCCTGAAAAACATACGGGTCTGGTGTGAACTCACCCACACCTACCATGGCGACCTCAGCGTCACCCTGATATCCCCGGCCGGCCATTCAGCCATTCTTGTGCCCTTTAATTCCCTGGGCTCTGGGAGAGGCATCCTTCAAAAAGAGTTCACCTTGGCTTCGCAGCCATCCCTTGCAACCCTTCTCGAAGACGATATAAAGGGAAACTGGACCCTGCATATCAGTGACAATTGGAAGGCGGATACCGGCGCTTTGAAAAAATGGGGGGTTGAATTGGAATGTCATTAATTGCCAAAAGGAACAAAAATATCAAAAGACAGACTAATTGTTATCGCATTACTCATTTTTCAAAATTGATATAGAAATTTTATGGAGTTTATTATTATTATATGTTTTATTGAATTGTATTTGAGGTGGCTTCTATAGTTAAAATATCTGTGTTGTCGTAAACTATATATCAACCTTATGGGTGCTTAATTTTTAACATGCCTCTAATCGAATTTTTACACACTCTTAAATGAATTGAATGCTAATCCATATGCTTTTTCATATTATAATATTGATAACATATAAAATAGACGCTTTTAGGAGATCATTATGAAGATGATTAATTTAGCAAAGTCCTCTATCTCTATATATCAATCTTTTAAATTGTTTACATTCACTGTAGTAGTAGGCACTTTATTCATCCTTATCCCCAATTATGCTCAGGGCCTTCAAACCACCCCAATGGAAAGTAGCAATAATGATGGCAATACTCTTTTTCAACTTAAAGATGCCATAGAAGAGGAATTTAGTGAAAACAAACAAGATATTAAAAAAGAATTGATTTATTATTTGAACAATGGAATGCATAAAAGAGCCCTAGAAACAATCAATGCTTTCCCTCCCTCCCAAAAAAACGATACTGAAATCATGGGCATCAAAGCGGCGGTACTTATTGGAAAAGGCGACTTCGGTTCAGCAATGAGTGAATATGATAAATTAAAAAACCAGGAAAATGTTTCCGTTCAATCCTTTTCTTTGATTACGAATATGCTTTTGGTAAAAAAAAAACCTTTTGCAGCTATGAAAGTTTGTCAATCAGGCCTTATGCGGAATATCAATTCAGCTCGCCTTCTATATCAAATGGGGCATGCATACGATTTGGTTGGAAAACCTAAAATCGCTCTTATTTATTATCAAGCAGCCCTAAATGCGAATGACATATCACATGAGATTAATCGAACGAAAATTAAGATTTCGATAGCCGTTGCTCACTATAAATTAAACGATTATGAAAACGCAGAAAAAACGCTTTCAATTGAAAACGCAGAAGGTTACGATGCTGAGATTCGTTCGATGATCAAAGCCAAATTCAACGCCTCAAAAGGAGATATCAACAAAGCCCTTTCAGTACTTGAGAACAGAGGGAACTCTCCAA encodes:
- a CDS encoding M6 family metalloprotease domain-containing protein; the encoded protein is MCLVLGKIRTFPQKNGNDIQLRVFGDEFYARYETLDGYTVVYDTNLDLYCYALPAKGQLVSSGAPTYKPVPLGLVRHIQEDKKLRNENFEKKFQAMRPEGSPPPGVSATLGRNQGLLSGTQLSMEPRVMGLTILVDFQDITSDIEKGHVEDLLNGDNFNAYGNACSVKTYYQTISSNRLEYTNAVVGPVRLSKNRTHYIQTPLMEEALNIAINDFGVDLSRFDCRQRGVVDAVNFLYAGQTLYQNWLWPHNHVMNYSHNGMRCNLYTIQSLGRRPVDMKIGTFCHEAGHLICRFPDLYDYGKRDGDTDPSAGLGAYCLMSSGSHLNQGRSPAPVCGYLRHLAGWADNEILINTPGRFQARHGDYNTIHKYLVSDKPNEYFIVENRSRLNLDSHCKSSGLAVYHCDTQGSNEWQGGTADKHYQCALIQADGARNLENNRNSGDEADLFKGIQGLALSRDTIPSSKAWGGMESGLSLFNISAAGEVITFETGIPGDSGRQGEVLTKESRPSRLIPDNNPSGITDTIVFPVSGMIEKIAVRIDITHTYIQDLKVDLKAPGGDSINLINRKNAGGSDLKASFDSDVLLSSLKGTSLSGAWELTVCDLSGADTGRLNKWSVEAVCQQGKNIIKKEKTEDLPIPDKNPAGIRSVLSVTESGALKNIRVWCELTHTYHGDLSVTLISPAGHSAILVPFNSLGSGRGILQKEFTLASQPSLATLLEDDIKGNWTLHISDNWKADTGALKKWGVELECH
- a CDS encoding tetratricopeptide repeat protein, with translation MKNKRKKVAVIGASFLISAMIAGLLVAGLVFWQFSGSDQSFEKLGDKAFERGAYAEALHHWRRAKDLTEFAGRLYEKMGTAYLKLSNLDQAENLFRKALQASPGKLSIQMQVIRISLIRGDLGQAENLLSKLMETHGASPLVMVLSGDLSMLKGELAKGETAYKKAVALLPGQIRPRLKLAICLREQKKGFEAGRMVTRCREEGVTAPMDLMLLADYFILADDNARAESTMLRAINAAPENLEFRIRLCLYYRSLGMKEKAVTCLKSLVQDWPDNDEFKMQLADIYLSIQDMAGAEKLLDELKQRDMDSLGYNLLMGKYWLLKGRYSHAVSFLKTALEKTYSLVSAHYLLGVAYLAGSQTKLAEQAFIDALMLDPGYGESLLALAVLNYKNRHYMLASQYIDRFLGIDSSHADAWKVKGLSSMGEGNVAAALSAFTKAWYLGDISALIFLGQGFEASGKRKEALESYGDVIEKMPGMYEALFGYARLMVDAGQGSQVLAKIDRMAKVKKSSAVYYAGARISLELKEYDRCRAYLDQAMGQKPVSGAFYLLQAELFQATGNPQDAERVLIQCTVEHPRFQDGWLRLSSYYVERMNIDRAAEVLELALKSFPDHPQIMGNMAWLLLEKGDDLDRALDLARTAYDRMPEQAWLMDTLGWAYYHKKIYSQAEWMLAQAEELVSGSGMVQYHLGMAFYRQAKLSEARDKLEASLACDDLRAKDREAARKVLAGLNGKPDPEEQNPFDPDNESVLDPMKMPGMSDEVEDILQPDWSNLNPEM